TCGCGGCCTACCTCGGCGACGAGGTGGAGGCCGCCCCGTCGGCCGGAGGAGCGCCGTGACCGCGCCTCTCCTGGCCGTCACCGGGATCGTGACCCGCCGCGGCGCCGTCGAAGTGCTGCACGGTGTCGACCTGGACATCATGCCGGGCGAGATTGTCGCGCTGATCGGTCCGAACGGCGCCGGGAAATCGACCCTCCTTGGCACGATCGCCGGCGTCTACGCGCCGGCCGCGGGGCGGATCACGCTGGCCGGCGAACGGCTGGACGGGCGGCCGGCGGAAGAGGTCGTCGCGCGGGGCGTCGCGCTGGTGCCGGAGCGCCGGCAGATCTTTTCCACGCTCACGGTCCGCGAGAATCTGCTGCTCGGCGGCTACCACCGGTACTGGCGCGATCGAGGCCGGCTCTGGACCGATCTGGCGGGCCCGCTCGCGGTGTTCCCGCGCCTCGCTGAAATGCCGCACAGAGCGGGCGGGCATCTGAGCGGCGGCGAGCAGCAGATGCTCGCGATCGCACGCGGGCTGATGGCGCGGCC
The window above is part of the bacterium genome. Proteins encoded here:
- a CDS encoding ABC transporter ATP-binding protein is translated as MTAPLLAVTGIVTRRGAVEVLHGVDLDIMPGEIVALIGPNGAGKSTLLGTIAGVYAPAAGRITLAGERLDGRPAEEVVARGVALVPERRQIFSTLTVRENLLLGGYHRYWRDRGRLWTDLAGPLAVFPRLAEMPHRAGGHLSGGEQQMLAIARGLMARPRVLLLDEPSLGLAPLLVREIMQTLTTLRVRERLAVLLVEQNVRAALSIADRVCVMEQGRIVLRGRPKDLLTHPGVRSAYLGKGYEVAG